The Rubripirellula amarantea genome includes the window CCTCAGGTTAGTGCGAACGTCAAATGCGACCATCCTGATCTTCGCTGATCAAGCTGATTTTCCCGGCTCTGCCCGCAACCACCCGCACAACCGGTCACCAAACACGGAAATCCCCTTGTAGGTGAGTGTCTCGGCGGGGCAAGTCGTCAAAACTCCCAGCAAAATTCGCTGCTGCTCAGCGGTCAGATCCACCACTGGGCACTGCATGGTATGAATCGTAAAGACAATGTCCCCGGTTCTTTCCAAGCGAGAGAGCGTCTGTCGCTCAACTCGGAAATGGCAACGATGCCCCGCATTGTCGCACGTGATTTTTTCAGCCTCTCGTGCGAAGGAGGCTGAGTGTTTGGGCGACTGATCCCAACGCGCACTCGCCCGAACACCCCAGTTGGTGCGACTCACCGGCCGCCCGACTTTCAACCGATCCATTAACGTCCGAGTGCTCTCGGCCATCGCAGACGCGAAGCCAGGAACCGGGCCGTGGACTTCGCTCAGGGGCAAGCCGATTTTTTCCGCAATGGACCAACCGCTAGGGAAACAAACGACGCCCGCCATGACCGCAAAATCGTCTTCCCCTTGACAAATCACGATGTCTTCTTGAACGCCTATCGCTGCGGTCACGAAATCCGTGATCGGTTCGTCGGCCCTGTCGAGCAGGCTATCGCTCTGGTTTCGAATCCACCGGGTCGTTTCCACCACCGATTCAAGACACCCCGGCGTCAACGCGACGTAGTTCTGAGGATCGTCATTGATCAGTAACCGCTTTAGGATCACATGGTCTTCGAAGAACTCATCGTGAGCCAACAACGGTTCGTCGTCAGCGATCGCGCGGATACCGAATTGATGTTCAAAAACCGGTTTCTTGAGCGGGAAAATCATACGCTCAGTCTACACGATTGGCATTCGACACCCAGACCGACTAAACCAATTCCCAGCGACCCACTTTGTTGTCATTCAGGTCGATGTAGTACAACGCACCGTCGGGTCCTTGCGTGATATCCACCACGACGTTTGCTCCTGTGGTAAACACGCTGACGTCCTCAAAACTTCCGTCCGGGTTCACACTGGCATGCCGAACAATCCCCTGACCGAGGTCGTTGAAAAAGACATCCCCTTGGTACTTCGATCCGTACAACGCTCCGTCGTAAACATCACCCATGATGATCGCATTAATCCCGTCGGCTTGATGCGACAACGCGTAGACACCCGCCGTGACTGTCTCGTTTCTTAGAAGCCACGCCTGACCTTCCGGTGTATTGAGATACCCCGGCTGTGGTTCCAAGACTCCGTCGTTACGTCCTTCGTAGAATGGCCATCCAAAATTCGCACCAGGTCCGGCTGCGTTAATTTCCTCCCAACGAGTCCAACCGACGTCGCCGACGAACAATTGTCCGCTTGATTCGTCGACCGCAATCCGAAAAGGATTACGAAGTCCAAGCTGATACACCTTGCTGCGGTTCGCGTCTTCATCACCGTTAAAGAACGGATTATCACTGAGTCCTTTGCCGGTGATCGGGTCGATTCGCAACACTTTGCCCGACAAGCTGTCGATATCCTGCACACGGTCAGCACGCACGTCGACTCGGTTGTACGAGGCTCCATCACCGATCGACACGTACAGCGAACCATCCGGTGCAAACGCAAGCGAGCCGATTGAGTGAGATTCGCTATCGCTATTGATGAAATCTTCGATGTACGTACTGTCCGGATTCTCTCCCGCGGGCGGCTGAGTGAAGTCAAAAGTGCTGTTCACGAAACCATTGAAGTTGTCCCAAGTGCTGTTCTTGCCCAGTAGGATCACTTCGCTGCCCGCCACCGCAGTCGTGTAACCCGTTGCCGAATCAGCGGTCACTCGAATCAATCGCCCCGCACGGTTGCCGTTACCATCGGGTCCCGCTAGTGAACCAGCAGCCTGATTGAAGACCTCTGGTGGGTCATAGGTGAACAGCAGGTAAACGTACGGATGAGTATCAAAGTCTGGATGAACCGCAATGTCCAGCAACCCTCGATCTCGAGTCCCATTGACGATCGCGGAAATATCAATGAACGGTGACGAATTCAAATTTCCGTTTGTTGCCGTGCGGACCACTCCGTTCTGCTGCGCAACCAGCATGGTTCCCGTCGGTAACCAACTAACGGCCGTTGGTTGATGCAGATTCGTGAGCACGTCCACGGCGACCACGGTGTCGCCAATTTCCGTCGGAGGATCCAAAGGAGGTGCGGTCTGATCAAGCGTCCAATGTCGAATGAGATGCTGGTTAGTGAGTCCTCCCGTAGCCCCGGTAAACCCAAAATAGCCGCTCGAACCTACGGCCTGGGCCAAGTCAATCGTGGTTTTCATCAACGCTGATCGCGGCTTGGTCGCGTTTGACGAAAGGTACACGGACAAATTGTCACTCACCCCGTTGTAGTCGACCCATGCATAGATCCGATTGCCGTTGTTCAGATCCAGTTCGGGAATCGCAGTGCGAATGGAATTGACGGTCGTCCCATTCAAGATCGAAACATGATTCGCATTAACGTCGTAGGAACCGTTTTTGTAAGTGTCAAACTCCACCGCCACCGACTTGGTGATTCCATCGTAACCTAGCGATCCACCGCTGCTCCCTAACGCATCGAATCGGGATGGATCGTTTTGCACGACAAATGCAAACCCATCGGCGCCACTAGACGAACCATTAAGTTCGAAACTAAAAGAGGATCGGAACGACGCGTTTGAATCTAACGTCAACGCCTGATTAAAAAACGCACTTCCTACTTTGTTCAGCTCGTCCGTGGTTAGCTGCAGCGAGTTACCATTTCTCACTGCATCACCGTTCAGGTTCAATCCAACCACTGAATTAAAGTTGGCGTAGTTGGGCAGCAAGACTTCATCGTCCACGATCGTTACCGTCGCCGTGCGTGGCACTAACAATGTCGCTCCGCCGGTCACGTTGTCGATCGTTACGTTGAACTGCTCAGTCGATTCAACCGCTGAATCATTTAAGATGGGAACGACAATTGATTTGCGAATTTCACCATCCGCAAAGGTTATCGTACCGCTACGCTCGGAATAATCCTGTCCGGCAATTGCGGTCCCATTGACAGTCGCAAAGTCGACGGTGATCTGACCATCGCTGCCGTTGTTTCGAACCACGTCGATGCTAACTGTCCCAGCCGCTTCATCAATCGAAACGTTGCTGGTTTCCATCGAAATCACACCTGGCTCTACCGGCGCGGAATTCGCTGCATATTGGAAGTAGCCGTTGGTGTGCAGCATTTCGTCTTGCTTGAACCCTGGCGTAATACCGGCCCCGTCCCAAGTCCCCGTTGAATAGACGTCTGCGGCTTCCGTTTGGAACGTCGTTCCGTCGATCACAATCCGATCGATTCGTAGATTTCGGTCCACCAGGCCATTGTTTTCGTAGAGATCGTTGGTGAAACGCACTTGCACTTGGTCGGGGGTAACCACTTCGGAAGCGGTGTAGTCGTACTTCACAAATTGTCGGCCATATGCATTGCCACCAATGTTGTTGAACTCTGCTACTTGTGTGCCAGCGATCCACAACTGCATCGTCTCTGAATTCTCGTTCCCAGCAGCGTAAATTGAAATCTGGCTGCCCGAATTGGTAGGGCTTTCGGCATACTGGAAGTAGCCATTGGAATGTAGCGTTTCACTCTGGACGAATCCCGGGATAAGTGTGTCGCCGGTCCACGATGCATTGGAATAAACCGTGGGCGCCTCGGTTTCAAAAACTCGGCCGTCAATCGATATCGAGTCCACAACTAAGTTGCGATCAATCCCGTTTGCTTCATCATATAGATCGTTGCTGAACACGATGCGAACCTGATCGGCGGTTACGCCTGGCGCGCTGTTGTACGTGAACGTGTTAAATTGACGAGCATCAGGGTCGCCACCGATGTTGCCAAAGGTCTGGACCGTGACTCCGTCAATTTGCAACTGCATTTCTTCTTCACCCTCATTTCCCGCAGCGCGAATCGTGATGGGCAAAACAACATCAACTTGCGTGAGCGATTCAAGCGATGCCACCAGCGTTGATTCAATGCCGCCAGTGGTCCTTTCCAGATTCCAGTCACCGCCGTGAACTCGTGAACCGGTCCTATTCGTGGATCCTGCAATATCGGCACCGGTCAGTTGAGCCAACGTGTACATCAACTGCCCACCGACGTCACCAGACGCGACATCGCAACCATAGAGCAAGATATCTGCATCATCGGTCAAAGCACTTCGCCACTGCTTCAACTCGTTCGCGCGTGCATCCAACGTTTTCGTGTTAATGACTTGGCCGCCAAGCTGAAGCTCGCCAGCCTGTCCGTGCGAAATTACATGGACAGCGGACACTCGATGGTAACGCGACAGAACGCTTGTCATTTGGCGGATCGGATCGTTCGCCGAGTCGATTAAGACAACCTCGGCGCCCGCTTGGACCAACTCGATGAGTTCTGCACTTTCCGTAACTTCTGAATCGACGAATACAATCTGGGATTCGAGATCATGGTCCGAAGCCGTGGATTGCTCGCACACGCAAAGGCCGGCATCGGCCGCGAGCATCACTCGTGCTTCGAGCGGTGACAGTGACCAAGACTTGGGATAACGAGACGGTCGAGTCTGAGACGAAGGTTTAGCCCGAAGGCGGGAAGGAAGAATCGACATTTCTTGCAGCTAATCTAAGAAGGGCGGGTCAACGTGCCTCCATGCGACAGCTCGTGCAGGTGGGTAGTCCACTCCCCACACTAGGATAACCAATGAGCTTAAGCGATGTGAGGCGTCCAGTGGGTAGACGTTGAGGCCAAATTCGCTGGTTTTATACGCATTTCTGGATGCGACACAAATTCAGTGCTTCCACGATTTGCAATTGATGAGATCGCAAAATTGGGATTCAATAAGAGTTCACGAGCGTTGCGAAACGATCAATGCTGGTGACAAACATTCAATACTTTTCGATTGTTCCTCGACCAGACCTGGGCTCGCACCGCCGCGCCCTCCTCATGTCTTCTTCGAAACTTCGCCGCCAGATTGCCTTCGAGGCGGCACGTTTGATGCACTCGCGAGACGTTGCCGAGTACTACATCGCCAAGCAGAAAGCTGCTAAGCGACTTTGCAAAGGTTGGCTCAAGCCTTCCGACCTTCCCACGAATGCTGAGATTCGCGAGCAAGTTCAATCACTCTCGCGAATGCACGACGGATCTTTCCACACCGAACGCTTACTTACGATGCGAACCCGAGCACTTTGGTGGCTCGAGCAACTCTCTGAGTTTCATCCTAAATTGATCGGCAGTGTTTTGACGGGCCATGTACGCGAAGGCTCTGACGTTGACATCCACGTCTTTGCGTCGAATCCTCATTCCATTACTGTCAGATTGGATCACCTCGGTGCGTTTTATGAACTTCAACGCAAGCAGGTTATTAAGAATGGCGAACAACGAGTGTTCACTCATATTCACATTCGGGATGAATTCAAAATTGAATTGACGGTCTATCACCCATCGTTGTTGGGGCATCGTTTTCGCAGTTCCATCACTGGCAAACCTATCGAACGTGCGTCGTTGCCTCAGCTTAAGAAGCTGATTGAAATAGAACACCATCTGGACTCTGATTCACTGGCCAGGACGATTGACGATATCAGCAGTATGCCAGATCGTTTTGCAGTATTTCAATCACTGCTGGTCCCGCTAGAAAACGTCATTCAGAATCTTAAGTACCACCCCGAAGGTGATGCGCTCTTTCATTCGCTTCAGGTATTCGAGCATGCTCGCGATGCGATGCCTTACGACGAAGAATTTTTGCTCGCCGCGTTGCTGCATGATGTGGGCAAGGCGATTGACCCTCGCGACCATGTAGCCAGCGGGCTAGAAGCTCTCGACGGTTTCATATCCGAGCGTACCGCTTGGCTGATCGAGCACCACATGGAAAGCCATGCCATCGCCGATCGCACGATCGGAGCGAGGCGTCGACGCAGGCTCGCAGAAAACCGTTGGTTTGACGACTTAATCTTGCTTGGCGAATGCGATCGTGCTGGACGAGTGCCCGGTGCATTGACGTGTGAACTCGAGGAATCGCTGGACTATATCGAAAACATCGAACAAATGTTTGGATGAATCGACTCAGATCGTCCGGTCAGTTCTGCGGTCATGAATAATCGGGTAAACTGAGCAAGTCATCGTCGCTTGCTTCGTTATCGTTTTGCCGAAGTGGGAGAGCGATCTAGAGCATTTCCTCCATTCATGATCGGTTAGGTCCCCGCTTGCCAAGCGAAAGTCCATCGGCGCAGAC containing:
- a CDS encoding HD domain-containing protein, which gives rise to MSSSKLRRQIAFEAARLMHSRDVAEYYIAKQKAAKRLCKGWLKPSDLPTNAEIREQVQSLSRMHDGSFHTERLLTMRTRALWWLEQLSEFHPKLIGSVLTGHVREGSDVDIHVFASNPHSITVRLDHLGAFYELQRKQVIKNGEQRVFTHIHIRDEFKIELTVYHPSLLGHRFRSSITGKPIERASLPQLKKLIEIEHHLDSDSLARTIDDISSMPDRFAVFQSLLVPLENVIQNLKYHPEGDALFHSLQVFEHARDAMPYDEEFLLAALLHDVGKAIDPRDHVASGLEALDGFISERTAWLIEHHMESHAIADRTIGARRRRRLAENRWFDDLILLGECDRAGRVPGALTCELEESLDYIENIEQMFG
- a CDS encoding heme-dependent oxidative N-demethylase family protein, producing the protein MIFPLKKPVFEHQFGIRAIADDEPLLAHDEFFEDHVILKRLLINDDPQNYVALTPGCLESVVETTRWIRNQSDSLLDRADEPITDFVTAAIGVQEDIVICQGEDDFAVMAGVVCFPSGWSIAEKIGLPLSEVHGPVPGFASAMAESTRTLMDRLKVGRPVSRTNWGVRASARWDQSPKHSASFAREAEKITCDNAGHRCHFRVERQTLSRLERTGDIVFTIHTMQCPVVDLTAEQQRILLGVLTTCPAETLTYKGISVFGDRLCGWLRAEPGKSA
- a CDS encoding DUF4347 domain-containing protein → MSILPSRLRAKPSSQTRPSRYPKSWSLSPLEARVMLAADAGLCVCEQSTASDHDLESQIVFVDSEVTESAELIELVQAGAEVVLIDSANDPIRQMTSVLSRYHRVSAVHVISHGQAGELQLGGQVINTKTLDARANELKQWRSALTDDADILLYGCDVASGDVGGQLMYTLAQLTGADIAGSTNRTGSRVHGGDWNLERTTGGIESTLVASLESLTQVDVVLPITIRAAGNEGEEEMQLQIDGVTVQTFGNIGGDPDARQFNTFTYNSAPGVTADQVRIVFSNDLYDEANGIDRNLVVDSISIDGRVFETEAPTVYSNASWTGDTLIPGFVQSETLHSNGYFQYAESPTNSGSQISIYAAGNENSETMQLWIAGTQVAEFNNIGGNAYGRQFVKYDYTASEVVTPDQVQVRFTNDLYENNGLVDRNLRIDRIVIDGTTFQTEAADVYSTGTWDGAGITPGFKQDEMLHTNGYFQYAANSAPVEPGVISMETSNVSIDEAAGTVSIDVVRNNGSDGQITVDFATVNGTAIAGQDYSERSGTITFADGEIRKSIVVPILNDSAVESTEQFNVTIDNVTGGATLLVPRTATVTIVDDEVLLPNYANFNSVVGLNLNGDAVRNGNSLQLTTDELNKVGSAFFNQALTLDSNASFRSSFSFELNGSSSGADGFAFVVQNDPSRFDALGSSGGSLGYDGITKSVAVEFDTYKNGSYDVNANHVSILNGTTVNSIRTAIPELDLNNGNRIYAWVDYNGVSDNLSVYLSSNATKPRSALMKTTIDLAQAVGSSGYFGFTGATGGLTNQHLIRHWTLDQTAPPLDPPTEIGDTVVAVDVLTNLHQPTAVSWLPTGTMLVAQQNGVVRTATNGNLNSSPFIDISAIVNGTRDRGLLDIAVHPDFDTHPYVYLLFTYDPPEVFNQAAGSLAGPDGNGNRAGRLIRVTADSATGYTTAVAGSEVILLGKNSTWDNFNGFVNSTFDFTQPPAGENPDSTYIEDFINSDSESHSIGSLAFAPDGSLYVSIGDGASYNRVDVRADRVQDIDSLSGKVLRIDPITGKGLSDNPFFNGDEDANRSKVYQLGLRNPFRIAVDESSGQLFVGDVGWTRWEEINAAGPGANFGWPFYEGRNDGVLEPQPGYLNTPEGQAWLLRNETVTAGVYALSHQADGINAIIMGDVYDGALYGSKYQGDVFFNDLGQGIVRHASVNPDGSFEDVSVFTTGANVVVDITQGPDGALYYIDLNDNKVGRWELV